A region of the Prochlorococcus marinus XMU1402 genome:
TGTTTATCAAAAATTTGATCTGTTGTTCCTAGTATATTTTTTGTTTTTGAAAAAAATGTTTTTGTATTATTATTAAAATTGTCATCTAGATAAGCTATCTCATTAAAAATCTCGAGCTCTATTAAAGTATCTTCAATCACATTCGAATGGCCTCCAGCCCCGATAATAATAATTTTCTTCATGTAATTAAATTAACATGAACTATATGATAATTAGAACTAATATAATTCATGATTCCAAGCAAAAAGAAAGTATGAAAGCTTCTGCAAATTCTTTATTTACATGAACCCCTCTTAATTTTGCTAATGCTTTTATAGCTTCAATAGATCTTGGCGAAGATGAATTTGTTAATTGACTTTGATAAAACTCCATTGCTTTTAATTTATAATTTATATATTTTGATATATCAATATAAAAATTAGGAGTAAATTGAGAAAAGTTGGAAGGTTCTATTGGAAGATTAGTCTCTGAAAGTACTTCATAAGAAAGAACTAATCTTACACTTTTATTAATAGGTAGATATGGTCTAAGATTTACAGATAATGCATAGTTAATAATTTCATGATCTTTATGCATATCGCCCTTCCAAGGCATAAAAATAACAGTTGGGTTTATTTGACTTAGTACTGATTTTATTTCCTCATTTACTTTATAAATAGGCAAATCTGGAAGACAAACTGCTGGTAGATTTCCATAGATTGTTCTTTTTATTCCTAAATAAGATGAAGAATTTTCACATTCATTATGAATTGAATCCCATAAATCTTTTGGCCAGATTGGATGAATTCCATCTCCATGTCCTGTAACAATATATAGAGTAATATCTAAACCTCTATCTGCAAGAAATTTTATTGTTCCTCCACAACCTAAAACTTCATCGTCACAATGAGGAGCTACTATTAAAACTCTGTCATTTTGTCTGAAAATAGACATTTCTAAAGACTTATTCCTTGCTTATTATTTACTGCTCTTTTGTATATTGCAACAAAAGTCTTAAGCATAATTATTAAATCTAGGTATATTGATTTATTTCTCACATAGAAAATATCAAAAACCAGCTTTTCTTTATGCGATCTAATCTT
Encoded here:
- a CDS encoding PIG-L deacetylase family protein; this encodes MSIFRQNDRVLIVAPHCDDEVLGCGGTIKFLADRGLDITLYIVTGHGDGIHPIWPKDLWDSIHNECENSSSYLGIKRTIYGNLPAVCLPDLPIYKVNEEIKSVLSQINPTVIFMPWKGDMHKDHEIINYALSVNLRPYLPINKSVRLVLSYEVLSETNLPIEPSNFSQFTPNFYIDISKYINYKLKAMEFYQSQLTNSSSPRSIEAIKALAKLRGVHVNKEFAEAFILSFCLES